In a genomic window of Meleagris gallopavo isolate NT-WF06-2002-E0010 breed Aviagen turkey brand Nicholas breeding stock chromosome 1, Turkey_5.1, whole genome shotgun sequence:
- the LOC116216639 gene encoding serine/threonine-protein kinase WNK4-like, whose product MGLQPAAPSAPVSGGSAAPLVSPPECVRTTCIAVGASQAPSLLQQPPPPVPLPLEGRSGQEPPATKDAAPLLPKEEEDEAAALPPTSAAGSTSAASREFEERRTQQEDIEELETKAVGISPDGRFLKFDIEIGRGSFKTVYKGLDTDTTVEVAWCELQVKQIKVVN is encoded by the exons ATGGG CCTGCAGCCCGCCGCACCCTCGGCTCCCGTGTCGGGAGGCAGCGCCGCTCCCTTGGTCTCTCCTCCCGAGTGCGTCCGCACCACTTGCATCGCCGTCGGCGCCTCGCAGGCCCCCTCgctgctgcagcagcctccGCCGCCAGTCCCGCTCCCCCTGGAAGGACGCTCTGGCCAGGAGCCCCCCGCCACCAAGGATGCCGCCCCGCTACTGCCCAAAGAGGAGGAGGACGAGGCCGCCGCTCTGCCCCCCACCAGCGCTGCTGGCAGCACATCGGCTGCCAGCCGGGAGTTCGAGGAGCGGAGGACGCAGCAGGAGGACATAGAGGAGCTGGAGACCAAGGCGGTGGGCATCTCCCCTGATGGCCGCTTCCTGAAGTTTGACATCGAGATTGGAAGAGGCTCTTTCAAAACTGTGTATAAAGGACTGGATACTGATACCACTGTGGAAGTCGCCTGGTGCGAGCTGCAggtaaagcaaataaaagtgGTGAATTAG